A stretch of Saccharomyces eubayanus strain FM1318 chromosome III, whole genome shotgun sequence DNA encodes these proteins:
- the SPS22 gene encoding Sps22p: protein MNCIFRKGQLLAFALVSLLATQTMGAAIDLPRSPHNVKPFRSDQPDLQRRANEPFFEIDVKTLNANSPISELCKKNLHVIESAQELFQLQNQCEYILGSLHITNYDSNVLDLSSLRAIGGDLIVQDSPELIRMQASNLNKIEGLFQLQGLTSLVSVEIPTLKFCRSLEWKVVPILNYVSMDAQNIEIVEDIIISDTSLANIENFNKIQEIDTFNINNNRFLETIHSNIKTIRGQFSVHANAKELELEMPYLREVENITIRDTSLVYLPQLTNVKSSLEFIENYFYELNLNNLQKIGGTLGIINNVNLMKIDLENVTDIQGGLMITDNESLEEINFLPNLKQIGGAIFFEGSFKDVMFDSLKLVKGSAFIKSSSNVLDCNKWTNPSNGRSIIRGGKFTCISGKKENTLNVKQDGTVLEKGFKDLTQESEDSKRRLISKLTNSTAPTMQLNFVLIGMCLLSMLLL, encoded by the coding sequence ATGAACTGTATTTTCAGAAAAGGCCAGTTGTTAGCGTTCGCATTGGTGTCATTACTGGCAACACAGACTATGGGTGCTGCTATCGATTTACCCAGGAGCCCACATAATGTCAAACCCTTCCGTAGTGATCAGCCGGATTTGCAAAGACGAGCAAATGAGCCCTTTTTCGAAATAGATGTAAAAACTCTGAATGCGAACTCACCCATATCAGAGTTGTGtaagaaaaatttacaCGTAATCGAATCTGCCCAGGAACTTTTCCAGCTCCAAAACCAATGTGAATACATATTGGGATCTTTACACATCACTAATTATGACTCTAACGTCTTGGATTTGAGCAGTTTGAGAGCCATTGGTGGTGATCTGATTGTTCAAGATTCGCCCGAACTAATTAGAATGCAAGCTTCCAACTTGAATAAAATCGAAGGTCTTTTCCAACTACAAGGCCTGACTTCGTTGGTTTCCGTTGAGATCCCCACCCTGAAATTCTGCCGGTCGTTGGAATGGAAAGTGGTCCCCATCTTAAACTATGTGTCTATGGACGCTCAGAATATCGAGATTGTTGAAGATATTATCATATCGGACACTTCATTGGCCAACATCGAGAACTTCAATAAGATTCAAGAGATTGACACGTTCAACATCAATAATAACCGATTTTTGGAAACCATTCACTCAAACATTAAGACTATCAGGGGCCAGTTTAGTGTTCATGCTAATGCTAAAGAATTGGAACTTGAAATGCCATACTTAAGAGAGGTGGAGAACATTACCATTAGAGACACATCTTTGGTCTATTTGCCCCAACTGACTAATGTGAAAAGTTCTTTAGAATTTATCGAAAACTATTTCTATGAGTTGAACTTGAAcaatttgcaaaaaattgGTGGGACTTTAGGAATCATTAACAATGTAAATCTAATGAAGatagatttggaaaatgtcACGGATATTCAAGGTGGTTTGATGATTACTGATAATGAATCCCTTGAGgaaatcaatttcttgcCCAATTTGAAACAAATCGGCGGtgcaattttctttgaaggttCCTTCAAAGATGTCATGTTTGATAGTCTGAAATTGGTGAAAGGTAGCGCATTTATCAAGAGTTCGTCAAACGTGTTGGATTGCAATAAATGGACAAATCCGTCGAATGGCAGGTCAATTATAAGAGGCGGGAAGTTTACTTGTATTTCTggaaagaaggaaaacaCGTTGAATGTAAAGCAAGATGGAACAGTCCTCGAAAAGGGTTTCAAAGACTTAACGCAAGAGAGTGAAGACTCCAAAAGAAGGCTCATCTCAAAACTCACGAACTCAACGGCTCCAACCATGCAATTAAACTTCGTTCTTATTGGTATGTGTCTTCTTTCCATGTTATTGCTTTAG
- the APA1 gene encoding bifunctional AP-4-A phosphorylase/ADP sulfurylase, which yields MSIPADIASLISDKYKSALDNGSLKFVKTESKKLKDPNTGMPYLISHMPSLLEKPERGQTPEGEDPLGQAEAELTVIPEFGGADNKAYKLLLNKFPVIPEHSLLVTNEFHHQTDALSPTDLLTAYKLLCSLDDEDSNKRHMVFYNSGPASGSSLDHKHLQILEMPKKFVTFQDKLSSGKEHFLPTFNAEPLQDAKVSFAHFVLPMPESEEAVDEDLLAMCYISILQRALTFFQDWTNDKPDLKKSYNLMLTKEWICIVPRSKAFSDQMKIGFNSTGYCGMILTKDDEVFSKITEKPELINDILLECGFKNTSGQKPNEYNY from the coding sequence atgagTATCCCTGCTGACATTGCATCTTTGATTAGTGACAAGTACAAGAGTGCCCTCGACAATGGTAGCTTAAAGTTCGTCAAGACtgaaagtaaaaaattaaaggatCCAAATACTGGTATGCCATACTTGATTAGCCACATGCCAAGTTTGTTAGAAAAGCCAGAACGCGGCCAAACTCCAGAAGGCGAAGATCCGTTGGGCCAAGCTGAGGCGGAATTGACAGTTATTCCAGAATTTGGTGGTGCCGATAACAAAGCGTACAAATTACTATTAAACAAATTCCCCGTAATCCCTGAACATTCTTTATTGGTGACAAACGAATTCCATCACCAAACCGATGCTTTGTCCCCAACTGACTTATTGACTGCTTATAAATTGCTATGTTCTTTGGACGATGAAGATTCCAACAAGAGACACATGGTCTTTTACAATTCCGGCCCAGCCAGTGGTTCTTCTTTGGACCACAAGCATTTGCAGATTCTGGAAATGCCTAAAAAATTCGTTACTTTCCAAGATAAACTATCTAGTGGTAAAGAACATTTTTTGCCAACTTTCAACGCCGAACCATTGCAAGATGCGAAAGTTTCGTTTGCTCATTTCGTCTTGCCTATGCCAGAATCTGAAGAAGCGGTCGATGAAGACTTATTGGCCATGTGTTACATCTCCATATTACAAAGAGCTTTGACCTTTTTCCAGGATTGGACGAACGATAAACCAGATCTAAAGAAATCTTACAATCTTATGTTAACTAAAGAATGGATTTGTATCGTTCCACGTTCAAAGGCCTTTTCCgaccaaatgaaaatagGTTTCAACTCCACCGGTTACTGCGGTATGATCCTAACCAAAGACGATGAAGTTTTCTCCAAGATTACTGAGAAGCCTGAATTAATTAACGATATCTTATTAGAATGTGGTTTCAAAAACACTTCTGGTCAAAAACCAAACGAATACAACTACTAA
- the LRE1 gene encoding Lre1p, with translation MPNTQHVQLSEPNPMDNLSTPSKRGHRHRRSLAISGDFDFLNQSATIANFPLPQSPENCPATAPTATSSMLSPTRYNRFPFKTNEDAGTLDLPEPRFYPLSPGDNLQTPSPRFFISEEPSFSSPVEGVPDAIINLDDALKTRPRSFKSHRRSESAPPDLQVMIGEGNCVASSNSMIKEEEDYPIDSESKNDTPNQELPTELLSPLRPSFCTSEQAIEIDDSALNGSPTHCNHSMQNFNAHNFNKFNSLKIKGQKQRYYHYTKQLPLTASSDTQSPKEQKSAISTTMNQTMTPSSLAYTPSKLAFTPATPISFYDNNIDITLNNENYTTNLKDTTENVKNNYPKKSGSSQLNRGWDTEKRQDFSGEARRRRSGSPISHIQHRNLIDNMKGRRNSNTINSTFNYKSKIYDMPYDDMMKNDNNNGQSLPFSVTGANDEGCAGENISKDSYVPLQHSSVKSCTPDGKEGMHAFAGDESNEYAKFEGQVRIHSQLSKDILLGEPGDMVDLSSLVTSPRKASNETGDLAFNLSQDDKYDANNTPKTIGAGNSVATSNESRCISDSALEKKGQDNEVRKKRKSKLGLFRHIFSRK, from the coding sequence atgccCAATACGCAACATGTGCAATTATCAGAACCTAATCCTATGGATAATTTGTCTACGCCATCAAAAAGAGGTCATCGCCATCGCAGGTCATTGGCCATATCAGGggattttgattttttgaaccaGTCTGCCACAATTGCGAATTTCCCACTTCCACAATCACCTGAGAACTGCCCTGCAACCGCCCCTACTGCCACATCGAGTATGTTGTCACCAACACGCTACAACAGATTTCCCTTCAAAACCAATGAAGATGCTGGAACGCTAGATTTACCTGAACCAAGGTTTTATCCGCTATCACCAGGAGACAATTTGCAGACTCCGAGTCCTCGGTTTTTTATAAGTGAAGAACCAAGTTTCTCATCACCAGTTGAAGGCGTCCCTGACGCCATTATTAATCTCGATGATGCGTTGAAGACAAGACCCAGGTCATTCAAATCTCACAGAAGATCCGAATCCGCTCCTCCTGACTTGCAGGTTATGATTGGTGAAGGTAACTGTGTAGCTAGCTCTAATTCCatgataaaagaagaagaagactaCCCGATTGATTCGGAATCCAAAAATGACACACCCAATCAAGAACTACCGACGGAATTACTATCCCCACTGCGGCCTTCCTTTTGTACATCTGAACAGGCTATTGAAATAGATGATTCAGCCCTAAATGGATCCCCAACGCATTGTAATCATAGCATGCAAAACTTTAATGCCCacaatttcaacaaattcaattcattgaaaattAAAGGCCAAAAGCAAAGGTATTATCACTATACAAAACAACTACCTTTAACTGCGAGTTCTGACACACAATCCccaaaagaacagaagTCAGCCATTTCAACAACTATGAATCAGACAATGACACCTTCCTCTTTGGCCTACACTCCTTCAAAACTGGCGTTTACACCAGCAACACCAATATCTTTTtatgataataatatagATATCACTTTGAACAACGAAAATTATACCACTAACCTAAAAGACACGACTGaaaatgtgaaaaataattacCCAAAAAAGAGTGGGAGTTCACAACTCAACCGTGGATGGGATACTGAGAAAAGGCAGGATTTTAGCGGAGaggcaagaagaagaagatcagGGAGCCCTATTTCCCATATACAACACCGCAACTTAATTGATAATATGAAAGGTAGGCGAAATAGTAACACGATAAACTCGACATTCAACTACAAGAGTAAAATTTATGACATGCCTTATGATGACATGATGAAAAACGATAACAATAATGGTCAATCTCTACCGTTTTCGGTCACCGGCGCCAATGATGAAGGATGTGCCGGAGAAAATATTTCGAAAGATAGTTATGTACCATTGCAACACTCATCAGTTAAATCCTGCACGCCTGATGGCAAGGAAGGAATGCACGCATTTGCAGGTGATGAGAGCAACGAATACGCTAAATTTGAAGGACAAGTAAGGATACATTCACAGCTTAGTAAAGACATTCTTTTGGGTGAACCAGGCGATATGGTTGATTTGTCTTCATTAGTAACCTCACCGAGAAAAGCTTCCAATGAGACTGGAGATTTGGCCTTCAATTTATCTCAAGATGATAAATATGATGCCAATAACACGCCAAAAACGATCGGAGCGGGCAATAGCGTAGCAACAAGTAATGAAAGTCGATGCATTAGTGACAGTgcattggaaaagaaaggacaagataatgaagttagaaaaaaaagaaaatccaaattAGGGCTTTTCagacatattttttcaaggaaatag
- the EMC1 gene encoding Emc1p, giving the protein MKITCTALVCVFISLFLRTSCVQAVFSDDAFVTDWQLANLGPWEKIIPDARDRNRILIVSNPTETSSLLSSFNVSSGQILFRNVLPYTVDEIQLDDDNHNVVVCVDSSSQSWQKFDLHDWFLLDEGVGHAPASTALSQYSYPNDQVVIKGNELHILDNESSLAEWKLELPHGFNKVEYFQREDPLVLVLNVNNTQYLGFSVNGTELVPAWQRDESLTNVVDYAVLDVFDSKDLELNNDMIAERDSSSLWNAYWLRVTTNWNRFMNLLKENHFSPGRVFTRLLALDTKDTTTSDLKFGFAKTLIVLTRNGIVGGLDMVNKGQVVWKLDLQIDQGIKMFWKDNNHKELIVFSRDGHYLTIDLVNGLPVIKSKASLLSKGAVESVIELDDNQCEYLIKFDNGNHQLLKLDPLVDHTDSSIFITEHDSNGIFGRMIVNDEVQDTWQRTVKPTEKIVAFNKRDETNLNSLGLTLGDKSVLYKYLYPNLAAYLVTNKEHHTITFNLIDTITGEVLITQEHKDSPDFRLPTDIVFGEYWVVYSYFSLDPVPEQKLVVVELYESLTPDERFSNTRRSYDPLTGQTNKLQHIAKQYIFPEIIKRLAISKTTNDITTKAIVMELENGQITYIPKLVLNARSKPEDQMTNEDKKEFMAAPYAPIVPINDNFVITHYRNLILGPDSKLISIPTNLESTSIICDLGHDVFCTRVTPSGQFDLMSPTFEKGKLLITILILLVITYFIRPSVSNKKLKSQWLVR; this is encoded by the coding sequence ATGAAGATAACGTGTACGGCCCTGGTGTGTGTCTTCATTTCACTTTTTCTAAGGACGAGTTGTGTCCAAGCAGTTTTTTCAGATGATGCATTTGTCACAGATTGGCAATTGGCTAACTTGGGCCCTTGGGAGAAAATCATCCCTGATGCTCGAGACCGCAACCGGATTCTCATTGTGTCCAATCCCACGGagacttcttctttgctttcttctttcaatgTCTCTTCCGGACAGATTCTTTTCAGAAACGTTTTGCCCTACACCGTTGATGAGATCCAACTAGACGACGATAACCACAACGTTGTGGTTTGCGTGGACTCGTCAAGCCAAAGTTGGCAGAAGTTTGACCTGCACGACTGGTTTTTACTGGACGAAGGCGTAGGTCACGCCCCTGCCTCAACCGCCTTGTCCCAATATTCGTATCCAAACGATCAAGTAGTTATTAAGGGCAACGAACTGCACATCCTCGACAACGAGTCAAGTTTAGCGGAATGGAAACTGGAACTGCCCCACGGGTTTAACAAGGTGGAATATTTCCAGCGTGAAGACCCCTTGGTCTTGGTGCTGAACGTCAACAATACTCAATATTTAGGGTTCTCCGTCAATGGTACGGAATTGGTGCCAGCTTGGCAACGGGATGAATCGCTGACTAACGTGGTAGACTATGCTGTGTTGGATGTTTTCGACTCTAAAGATTTGGAATTGAATAATGATATGATCGCTGAACgtgattcttcttcactttgGAACGCTTACTGGCTCAGAGTGACGACTAATTGGAACCGCTTCATGAATctattgaaagaaaaccatTTTTCACCCGGTCGTGTTTTTACAAGGCTCTTAGCGTTGGACACCAAAGATACCACTACATCAGACTTAAAATTTGGGTTTGCAAAAACCTTAATTGTTTTGACCCGTAATGGGATCGTCGGCGGCCTTGATATGGTCAATAAGGGCCAAGTTGTTTGGAAACTTGATTTGCAAATTGATCAAGGTATTAAAATGTTTTGGAAAGACAACAACCATAAGGAGcttattgttttctctcGTGATGGTCACTATTTGACAATAGATCTCGTTAATGGTTTACCGGTGATCAAATCAAAAGCTTCTTTACTAAGCAAAGGGGCTGTTGAATCAGTTATCGAACTAGATGACAACCAATGTGAATACTTGATTAAATTTGATAATGGAAACCACCAATTGTTGAAGTTGGATCCCCTCGTTGACCACACAGACTCCTCAATATTCATCACTGAACATGACTCGAATGGCATATTTGGTCGCATGATAGTGAATGATGAAGTTCAAGACACTTGGCAAAGAACCGTGAAGCCAACGGAAAAAATTGTGGCATTtaataaaagagatgaaACAAACTTAAATTCTCTTGGTCTAACCTTGGGTGATAAATCAGTTCTTTACAAATATCTATACCCAAATTTAGCGGCTTACTTAGTCACTAATAAAGAACATCACACCATCACTTTTAACCTAATTGATACCATAACCGGTGAAGTCTTGATCACTCAAGAACACAAGGATTCCCCAGATTTCAGATTACCAACAGATATTGTGTTCGGTGAATATTGGGTCGTTTATTCCTATTTCAGTTTAGACCCTGTTCCAGAACAGAAATTGGTAGTCGTAGAACTATACGAATCACTAACGCCAGACGAACGTTTCTCCAACACAAGAAGATCTTACGATCCATTAACTGGTCAAACTAACAAGCTTCAACATATCGCTAAACAGTATATTTTCCCCGaaataatcaaaagatTGGCAATCtccaaaacaacaaatgaCATTACCACAAAGGCAATTGTTATGGAGTTAGAAAATGGTCAAATCACTTATATACCAAAGCTCGTATTAAATGCAAGAAGTAAACCAGAAGATCAAATGActaatgaagataaaaagGAATTTATGGCCGCCCCATATGCGCCGATCGTCCCAATTAATGATAACTTCGTCATTACACACTATAGAAATCTAATACTGGGACCCGATTCCAAGTTAATTTCCATTCCAACAAATTTGGAATCTACAAGTATCATCTGCGATCTGGGCCATGATGTTTTCTGTACAAGAGTCACACCATCGGGCCAGTTTGATTTAATGAGTCCTACTTTCGAAAAGGGTAAACTACTCATTACTATATTAATCCTGTTGGTGATTACATATTTTATCCGCCCTTCTGtttcaaacaagaaattgaaatctCAATGGTTAGTTAGATAG
- the MGR1 gene encoding Mgr1p, which translates to MAVYTPPSDTNSNPDHPHSQEEHDKDDNDIKKFYIRPSLGLKLWGPLVPAPDNLSGLYTLVAVQSAVGIFALWRLKRLYRLPPLRRTATHTKSELAFGELPSEMIVKGKTTIRKDIADFPTLNRFSTTHGDIVLAPPPIIPRQTRFITFRKLVWGLFGSLLLSQSLLELTRLNFLKYDPWCDEMKSVRDKKFFNNIVKYYHEGIDPTKIKVKDAMNGTPLSTNIPEVKQSVALARAQVEAQNPIIRWFGPLEYKPMSFNEYLNRMEFHLDMFEFFQNKRNIRENSIELINSISQSSAGLEDLSECKKLHLQNVEKRLHFLASSKDATPAPEKRRTNTMLSRGVVLPHDTNAPQDIDLDTIRSLYDPWMTLALETSLSIKFIPTTMPSHTKTPTTTDSPGPGPTPKAITNEKTH; encoded by the coding sequence ATGGCTGTATACACGCCCCCCTCAGACACCAACAGCAATCCTGACCACCCTCACTCGCAAGAGGAGCATGACAAAGACGATAATgacatcaagaaattttacaTAAGGCCAAGCTTGGGCCTGAAGCTATGGGGGCCCCTGGTGCCCGCACCCGACAACCTGTCGGGCCTATACACGCTAGTCGCCGTCCAGTCCGCAGTGGGTATCTTTGCCCTCTGGAGACTCAAGAGACTCTACAGACTACCGCCACTGCGCCGCACCGCCACTCACACTAAATCGGAATTGGCCTTTGGCGAGCTGCCCAGTGAAATGATCGTCAAGGGCAAGACCACCATCAGAAAGGACATTGCCGATTTCCCCACGCTGAACCGCTTCTCCACCACCCATGGCGACATCGTGCTCGCTCCACCCCCCATCATACCTCGCCAGACCCGCTTCATCACCTTCAGGAAACTCGTGTGGGGGTTGTTTGGCTCGCTGCTGTTGTCCCAATCCCTTCTGGAACTGACCCGCTTGAACTTCCTCAAATACGACCCTTGGTGCGACGAAATGAAATCCGTGCGTGACAAGAagttcttcaacaacaTCGTCAAGTACTACCACGAGGGCATAGACCCCACCAAGATAAAGGTCAAGGACGCCATGAACGGCACGCCGCTGTCGACAAACATCCCCGAGGTTAAGCAGAGCGTCGCCCTCGCTAGAGCCCAAGTGGAGGCACAAAACCCCATCATCAGGTGGTTCGGACCCTTGGAATACAAGCCTATGTCCTTCAACGAGTACCTCAATCGCATGGAATTCCACTTGGACATGTTCGagtttttccaaaacaaaagaaacatcaGAGAAAACTCTATCGAGCTGATCAACTCGATATCCCAGTCCTCTGCAGGCCTGGAAGACCTTTCCGAGTGTAAGAAGCTACATTTACAGAACGTCGAAAAGAGACTGCATTTCCTGGCATCCTCGAAGGATGCCACCCCCGCGCCAGAGAAAAGGAGAACCAACACCATGCTTTCACGAGGAGTCGTCTTGCCCCACGACACCAACGCTCCGCAAGATATAGACCTAGATACAATAAGATCGCTGTACGATCCGTGGATGACTTTGGCCTTGGAAACTTCTCTAAGCATAAAATTCATACCCACCACTATGCCCTCCCACACCAAGACTCCCACCACAACCGATTCTCCAGGTCCAGGCCCCACACCTAAGGCCATCACYAATGAAAAGACACATTAA
- the POF1 gene encoding nicotinamide-nucleotide adenylyltransferase encodes MKKVFEQFRKSESLFQIIKGPQHLDSPKLFVLDSSFNPPHLAHFQLLSQTVKNFKLSDTQSHVLLLLAVNNADKLPKPASFPHRLEMMCLFADYLQEKLPHSVVSVGLTVFSKFIDKDKILHEQFTQGRNTNIGYLVGFDTIARIFDEKYYHPLKISDVMENFMSRCQLYCLARGDCHLSAESQLKYANDILEGKFEPVIPKEWGSRIHVMQNDYPSLRNVSSSEIRNKLKSGQVDNLKDELPPCIYDYVTKNVTIFD; translated from the coding sequence atgaaaaaagtattcGAACAGTTTCGAAAAAGTGAATCACTATTCCAAATTATCAAGGGGCCTCAGCACCTAGATTCTCCAAAATTATTTGTCCTTGATTCATCATTCAATCCACCACATCTGGCTCACTTCCAGCTACTATCTCAAACCGTTAAGAATTTCAAGTTAAGTGACACCCAATCTCATGTTCTCTTGCTTCTAGCAGTAAACAATGCGGATAAGTTACCTAAACCAGCGTCCTTCCCACACCGTTTAGAAATGATGTGTTTATTTGCTGATTACTTACAGGAGAAACTACCTCACTCTGTGGTATCTGTTGGACTGACTGTCTTTTCGAAATTCATTGACAAAGACAAAATCTTACACGAACAGTTTACCCAAGGTCGCAATACAAATATAGGTTATCTGGTCGGGTTTGATACAATTGCTAGAATCTTTGATGAGAAATATTACCACCCCTTAAAAATTAGCGATGTAATGGAGAATTTCATGTCGAGATGTCAATTGTATTGTTTGGCCAGGGGGGACTGCCATCTAAGTGCGGAATCGCAATTGAAATATGCCAATGATATCCTTGAGGGGAAATTCGAACCAGTCATCCCAAAGGAATGGGGGTCTCGAATTCATGTTATGCAAAATGATTATCCGTCTTTAAGAAACGTTTCCTCATCTGaaataagaaacaaattgaaaagcgGTCAGGTGGATAACTTAAAGGATGAACTACCACCCTGCATATACGATTACGTGACGAAAAATGTGACAATATTTGATTGA
- the PBN1 gene encoding Pbn1p: MVTRHRVAVLYDAPEAIGSHMSQNDTHLTVRGGPGVVLQQRWLLERVESLDKSTKRITWRPREDLDRDLSVIENELSAGFSVYSNSTDIPGRFISTPMYNSFHSENFDIEQHLLLEVDLDLPWNPEYFTYDITVEPAQIQIVEYRPLKQGEEFTVGRVKDEKLEAGVFFVDASDEVDVDIGGIRCNWGMDDGKLERCQKTSLLYKQGHIAFNRSSQTAPLYLEQPIGLHPKVLIDLTEFDERPQCMYLMHLQLPLELFVDKFQVSPLLLFGEHDLELPQYSLQDKAWGSESIFELKAGTVNEITLHSRYIKPSNNSAGKFEVSFSPEIILACDTGDEKVARNPFYKKGLGYESLFTDDTSFRHLNTTTLSVPIPRPDMNDYSKIKYGTLLCLLISIVYLLSKIFGNNKKKVPVKQE; encoded by the coding sequence ATGGTAACAAGACATAGAGTAGCCGTGCTGTATGATGCTCCTGAAGCTATTGGAAGCCACATGAGTCAGAATGACACTCATCTAACTGTTCGAGGTGGTCCTGGTGTGGTCTTACAACAGAGGTGGCTATTGGAAAGGGTAGAAAGCTTAGACAAATCTACCAAGAGGATCACTTGGAGGCCCAGAGAGGACTTAGACAGAGATCTAAGTGTTATCGAGAATGAATTGAGCGCCGGGTTTTCGGTTTACTCGAATTCAACTGACATTCCAGGAAGATTCATTAGCACCCCAATGTACAATTCATTCCACAGTGAGAACTTCGATATAGAGCAACATTTGCTTCTTGAAGTGGATCTGGATTTGCCATGGAATCCGGAATATTTCACCTATGATATAACAGTGGAACCTGctcaaattcaaattgttgAATATCGACCCTTGAAACAGGGTGAAGAATTTACAGTTGGCAGAGTAAAGGACGAGAAACTTGAGGCAGGTGTGTTCTTCGTGGATGCTAGTGATGAAGTTGACGTTGATATCGGCGGAATACGGTGTAATTGGGGGATGGATGATGGCAAGCTAGAACGATGCCAAAAGACCTCTCTATTATACAAACAAGGCCATATTGCCTTCAACCGCTCATCCCAAACGGCACCGTTATACCTAGAACAACCCATTGGGTTGCATCCAAAGGTCTTGATTGATCTCACAGAATTTGACGAACGCCCACAATGTATGTATTTAATGCACTTGCAACTACCGTTGGAATTGTTTGTCGATAAATTTCAAGTTTCACCCTTACTACTCTTTGGTGAACACGATTTAGAATTACCACAATACTCTCTTCAAGACAAAGCATGGGGATCCGAGAGCATATTTGAATTAAAAGCAGGCACTGTAAATGAAATAACCTTGCATTCTAGGTATATCAAACCGTCCAATAACAGTGCGGGCAAATTTGAAGTTTCATTCAGTCCAGAGATTATACTAGCTTGCGATACAGGTGACGAAAAAGTAGCCCGCAACCCATTCTATAAGAAGGGTTTAGGATATGAGTCTCTCTTCACGGACGACACTTCGTTCCGTCATTTGAACACAACTACGCTTTCTGTGCCGATCCCAAGACCTGATATGAATGATTATTCCAAGATAAAATACGGCACTTTGTTGTGCCTACTCATCTCTATCGTGTACCTTCTCTCTAAGATATTTggtaacaataaaaaaaaggtgcCAGTTAAACAGGAATAG